A window of the Enoplosus armatus isolate fEnoArm2 chromosome 5, fEnoArm2.hap1, whole genome shotgun sequence genome harbors these coding sequences:
- the LOC139285234 gene encoding porphobilinogen deaminase-like isoform X2: MSTTGDKILDTALSKIGEKSLFTKELENALERNEVDLVVHSLKDLPTTLPPGFTIGSVLKRENPHDAVVLHPKHAGKTLDTLPEKSVIGTSSLRRAAQLKKRFPHLDFKDIRGNLNTRLKKLDEKEDFAAIILAAAGLKRMGWERRISQILGPEDCMYAGALAVEVRARDTDILEMVSVLHDPDTVLRCIAERAFLRHLEGGCSVPVAVHTMVKDSQLYLTGAVYSLDGSDSLKETMQTGIAAAAASPEEVDEQVQRVGVTASKISGEAQDRAERLGVDLAKLLLSKGAKEILTVARQLNDAR; this comes from the exons ATGTCAACGACGGGAGACAAAATCCTCGACACAGCTTTATCAAAG ATTGGAGAGAAGAGTTTGTTCACCAAAGAGTTGGAGAACGCTCTGGAGAGGAATGA GGTTGATCTGGTTGTTCACTCACTGAAGGACCTTCCCACCACTCTGCCTCCAGGATTCACCATCGGCTCTGTGCTGAA GAGAGAAAACCCCCATGATGCAGTGGTTTTACACCCCAAACACGCGGGGAAAACTCTTGACACTCTGCCAGAAAAAAG tgtgaTCGGCACCAGTTCTCTGCGCCGTGCTGCCCAGCTGAAGAAGAGATTCCCCCACCTGGATTTCAAAGATATT CGGGGGAACCTGAACACACGTCTGAAGAAGCTGGACGAGAAGGAGGACTTTGCTGCCATCATCCTGGCTGCTGCCGGCCTTAAGAGGATGGGCTGGGAGAGGCGGATCAGCCAG ATCCTGGGGCCTGAAGACTGCATGTATGCC gggGCTCTGGCTGTGGAGGTTCGAGCCAGAGATACAGACATCCTGGAGATGGTGTCTGTCCTTCATGACCCCGACACTGTGCTGCGCTGCATAGCTGAGAGAGCCTTCCTCAGACACCTg GAGGGTGGGTGCAGTGTTCCAGTGGCGGTACACACCATGGTGAAGGATTCCCAG CTCTACCTGACGGGGGCAGTGTACAGCCTGGATGGATCAGACAGTCTGAAGGAAACCATGCAGACTggcattgctgctgctgctgct AGCCCAGAAGAGGTGGACGAGCAGGTCCAGCGAGTGGGAGTCACAGCCAGCAAGATCTCGGGTGAAGCCCAGGACAGGGCTGAGCGGCTGGGGGTAGACCTGGCCAAGTTGCTGCTGAGCAAAGGAGCCAAGGAGATCCTGACGGTGGCCAGGCAGCTCAACGATGCCAGATAA
- the LOC139285234 gene encoding porphobilinogen deaminase-like isoform X4: MSTTGDKILDTALSKIGEKSLFTKELENALERNEVDLVVHSLKDLPTTLPPGFTIGSVLKRENPHDAVVLHPKHAGKTLDTLPEKSVIGTSSLRRAAQLKKRFPHLDFKDIRGNLNTRLKKLDEKEDFAAIILAAAGLKRMGWERRISQILGPEDCMYAVGQEGGCSVPVAVHTMVKDSQLYLTGAVYSLDGSDSLKETMQTGIAAAAASPEEVDEQVQRVGVTASKISGEAQDRAERLGVDLAKLLLSKGAKEILTVARQLNDAR, from the exons ATGTCAACGACGGGAGACAAAATCCTCGACACAGCTTTATCAAAG ATTGGAGAGAAGAGTTTGTTCACCAAAGAGTTGGAGAACGCTCTGGAGAGGAATGA GGTTGATCTGGTTGTTCACTCACTGAAGGACCTTCCCACCACTCTGCCTCCAGGATTCACCATCGGCTCTGTGCTGAA GAGAGAAAACCCCCATGATGCAGTGGTTTTACACCCCAAACACGCGGGGAAAACTCTTGACACTCTGCCAGAAAAAAG tgtgaTCGGCACCAGTTCTCTGCGCCGTGCTGCCCAGCTGAAGAAGAGATTCCCCCACCTGGATTTCAAAGATATT CGGGGGAACCTGAACACACGTCTGAAGAAGCTGGACGAGAAGGAGGACTTTGCTGCCATCATCCTGGCTGCTGCCGGCCTTAAGAGGATGGGCTGGGAGAGGCGGATCAGCCAG ATCCTGGGGCCTGAAGACTGCATGTATGCCGTTGGacag GAGGGTGGGTGCAGTGTTCCAGTGGCGGTACACACCATGGTGAAGGATTCCCAG CTCTACCTGACGGGGGCAGTGTACAGCCTGGATGGATCAGACAGTCTGAAGGAAACCATGCAGACTggcattgctgctgctgctgct AGCCCAGAAGAGGTGGACGAGCAGGTCCAGCGAGTGGGAGTCACAGCCAGCAAGATCTCGGGTGAAGCCCAGGACAGGGCTGAGCGGCTGGGGGTAGACCTGGCCAAGTTGCTGCTGAGCAAAGGAGCCAAGGAGATCCTGACGGTGGCCAGGCAGCTCAACGATGCCAGATAA
- the LOC139285234 gene encoding porphobilinogen deaminase-like isoform X1: MSTTGDKILDTALSKIGEKSLFTKELENALERNEVDLVVHSLKDLPTTLPPGFTIGSVLKRENPHDAVVLHPKHAGKTLDTLPEKSVIGTSSLRRAAQLKKRFPHLDFKDIRGNLNTRLKKLDEKEDFAAIILAAAGLKRMGWERRISQILGPEDCMYAVGQGALAVEVRARDTDILEMVSVLHDPDTVLRCIAERAFLRHLEGGCSVPVAVHTMVKDSQLYLTGAVYSLDGSDSLKETMQTGIAAAAASPEEVDEQVQRVGVTASKISGEAQDRAERLGVDLAKLLLSKGAKEILTVARQLNDAR; this comes from the exons ATGTCAACGACGGGAGACAAAATCCTCGACACAGCTTTATCAAAG ATTGGAGAGAAGAGTTTGTTCACCAAAGAGTTGGAGAACGCTCTGGAGAGGAATGA GGTTGATCTGGTTGTTCACTCACTGAAGGACCTTCCCACCACTCTGCCTCCAGGATTCACCATCGGCTCTGTGCTGAA GAGAGAAAACCCCCATGATGCAGTGGTTTTACACCCCAAACACGCGGGGAAAACTCTTGACACTCTGCCAGAAAAAAG tgtgaTCGGCACCAGTTCTCTGCGCCGTGCTGCCCAGCTGAAGAAGAGATTCCCCCACCTGGATTTCAAAGATATT CGGGGGAACCTGAACACACGTCTGAAGAAGCTGGACGAGAAGGAGGACTTTGCTGCCATCATCCTGGCTGCTGCCGGCCTTAAGAGGATGGGCTGGGAGAGGCGGATCAGCCAG ATCCTGGGGCCTGAAGACTGCATGTATGCCGTTGGacag gggGCTCTGGCTGTGGAGGTTCGAGCCAGAGATACAGACATCCTGGAGATGGTGTCTGTCCTTCATGACCCCGACACTGTGCTGCGCTGCATAGCTGAGAGAGCCTTCCTCAGACACCTg GAGGGTGGGTGCAGTGTTCCAGTGGCGGTACACACCATGGTGAAGGATTCCCAG CTCTACCTGACGGGGGCAGTGTACAGCCTGGATGGATCAGACAGTCTGAAGGAAACCATGCAGACTggcattgctgctgctgctgct AGCCCAGAAGAGGTGGACGAGCAGGTCCAGCGAGTGGGAGTCACAGCCAGCAAGATCTCGGGTGAAGCCCAGGACAGGGCTGAGCGGCTGGGGGTAGACCTGGCCAAGTTGCTGCTGAGCAAAGGAGCCAAGGAGATCCTGACGGTGGCCAGGCAGCTCAACGATGCCAGATAA
- the LOC139285234 gene encoding porphobilinogen deaminase-like isoform X3, with product MSTTGDKILDTALSKIGEKSLFTKELENALERNEVDLVVHSLKDLPTTLPPGFTIGSVLKRENPHDAVVLHPKHAGKTLDTLPEKSVIGTSSLRRAAQLKKRFPHLDFKDIRGNLNTRLKKLDEKEDFAAIILAAAGLKRMGWERRISQGALAVEVRARDTDILEMVSVLHDPDTVLRCIAERAFLRHLEGGCSVPVAVHTMVKDSQLYLTGAVYSLDGSDSLKETMQTGIAAAAASPEEVDEQVQRVGVTASKISGEAQDRAERLGVDLAKLLLSKGAKEILTVARQLNDAR from the exons ATGTCAACGACGGGAGACAAAATCCTCGACACAGCTTTATCAAAG ATTGGAGAGAAGAGTTTGTTCACCAAAGAGTTGGAGAACGCTCTGGAGAGGAATGA GGTTGATCTGGTTGTTCACTCACTGAAGGACCTTCCCACCACTCTGCCTCCAGGATTCACCATCGGCTCTGTGCTGAA GAGAGAAAACCCCCATGATGCAGTGGTTTTACACCCCAAACACGCGGGGAAAACTCTTGACACTCTGCCAGAAAAAAG tgtgaTCGGCACCAGTTCTCTGCGCCGTGCTGCCCAGCTGAAGAAGAGATTCCCCCACCTGGATTTCAAAGATATT CGGGGGAACCTGAACACACGTCTGAAGAAGCTGGACGAGAAGGAGGACTTTGCTGCCATCATCCTGGCTGCTGCCGGCCTTAAGAGGATGGGCTGGGAGAGGCGGATCAGCCAG gggGCTCTGGCTGTGGAGGTTCGAGCCAGAGATACAGACATCCTGGAGATGGTGTCTGTCCTTCATGACCCCGACACTGTGCTGCGCTGCATAGCTGAGAGAGCCTTCCTCAGACACCTg GAGGGTGGGTGCAGTGTTCCAGTGGCGGTACACACCATGGTGAAGGATTCCCAG CTCTACCTGACGGGGGCAGTGTACAGCCTGGATGGATCAGACAGTCTGAAGGAAACCATGCAGACTggcattgctgctgctgctgct AGCCCAGAAGAGGTGGACGAGCAGGTCCAGCGAGTGGGAGTCACAGCCAGCAAGATCTCGGGTGAAGCCCAGGACAGGGCTGAGCGGCTGGGGGTAGACCTGGCCAAGTTGCTGCTGAGCAAAGGAGCCAAGGAGATCCTGACGGTGGCCAGGCAGCTCAACGATGCCAGATAA
- the LOC139285234 gene encoding porphobilinogen deaminase-like isoform X5, whose protein sequence is MSTTGDKILDTALSKIGEKSLFTKELENALERNEVDLVVHSLKDLPTTLPPGFTIGSVLKRENPHDAVVLHPKHAGKTLDTLPEKSVIGTSSLRRAAQLKKRFPHLDFKDIRGNLNTRLKKLDEKEDFAAIILAAAGLKRMGWERRISQEGGCSVPVAVHTMVKDSQLYLTGAVYSLDGSDSLKETMQTGIAAAAASPEEVDEQVQRVGVTASKISGEAQDRAERLGVDLAKLLLSKGAKEILTVARQLNDAR, encoded by the exons ATGTCAACGACGGGAGACAAAATCCTCGACACAGCTTTATCAAAG ATTGGAGAGAAGAGTTTGTTCACCAAAGAGTTGGAGAACGCTCTGGAGAGGAATGA GGTTGATCTGGTTGTTCACTCACTGAAGGACCTTCCCACCACTCTGCCTCCAGGATTCACCATCGGCTCTGTGCTGAA GAGAGAAAACCCCCATGATGCAGTGGTTTTACACCCCAAACACGCGGGGAAAACTCTTGACACTCTGCCAGAAAAAAG tgtgaTCGGCACCAGTTCTCTGCGCCGTGCTGCCCAGCTGAAGAAGAGATTCCCCCACCTGGATTTCAAAGATATT CGGGGGAACCTGAACACACGTCTGAAGAAGCTGGACGAGAAGGAGGACTTTGCTGCCATCATCCTGGCTGCTGCCGGCCTTAAGAGGATGGGCTGGGAGAGGCGGATCAGCCAG GAGGGTGGGTGCAGTGTTCCAGTGGCGGTACACACCATGGTGAAGGATTCCCAG CTCTACCTGACGGGGGCAGTGTACAGCCTGGATGGATCAGACAGTCTGAAGGAAACCATGCAGACTggcattgctgctgctgctgct AGCCCAGAAGAGGTGGACGAGCAGGTCCAGCGAGTGGGAGTCACAGCCAGCAAGATCTCGGGTGAAGCCCAGGACAGGGCTGAGCGGCTGGGGGTAGACCTGGCCAAGTTGCTGCTGAGCAAAGGAGCCAAGGAGATCCTGACGGTGGCCAGGCAGCTCAACGATGCCAGATAA